A region from the Gossypium hirsutum isolate 1008001.06 chromosome A08, Gossypium_hirsutum_v2.1, whole genome shotgun sequence genome encodes:
- the LOC107950679 gene encoding cycloartenol-C-24-methyltransferase isoform X1 translates to MSKAGALDLASGLGGKIEKAEVLSAVEQYERYHVFYGGEEEERKANYTDMVNKYYDLVTSFYEFGWGESFHFAPRWNGESLKESIKRHEHFLALQLGLKPGHKVLDVGCGIGGPLREIARFSSTSVTGINNNEYQITRGKELNRIAGVEKTCNFVKADFMKMPFPDSAFDAVYAIEATCHAPDAYGCYKEIYRVLKPGQYFAAYEWCMTDSFDPNNSEHQKIKAEIEIGDGLPDIRLTGQCLEALKEAGFEIIWEKDLAVGSPLPWYLPLDTSHFSLSSFRLTSVGRFITRNMVKALEFVGLAPKGSQRVQDFLEKAAEGLVEGGRKEIFTPMYFFLARKPLSESQ, encoded by the exons ATGTCGAAGGCTGGTGCATTGGATCTGGCATCCGGTCTCGGCGGCAAGATCGAGAAAGCCGAAGTCCTTTCCGCTGTTGAACA GTATGAGCGATATCATGTCTTTTATGGAGGCGAAGAGGAAGAGAGAAAAGCCAACTACACTGACATG GTTAACAAATACTATGATCTTGTTACCAGCTTTTATGAGTTTGGATGGGGTGAATCTTTCCATTTTGCTCCCAG ATGGAATGGGGAGTCTCTCAAAGAAAGCATAAAGCGGCATGAACATTTTCTTGCTTTACAACTTGGGTTGAAGCCTGGACACAAG gTGTTGGATGTTGGATGTGGAATTGGTGGACCACTTAGAGAAATTGCTCGATTCAG TTCCACATCGGTCACTGGGATAAACAACAATGAATATCAAATAACAAGAGGGAAG GAATTAAACCGCATTGCTGGAGTGGAAAAGACTTGCAACTTTGTGAAG GCTGACTTCATGAAGATGCCATTTCCTGACAGCGCCTTTGATGCAGTTTACGCAATTGAAGCTACTTGCCATGCTCCGGATGCG TATGGCTGCTACAAGGAGATTTACAGAGTACTAAAGCCGGGACAGTATTTTGCTGCATATGAGTGGTGCATGACAGATTCATTTGATCCAAATAACTCAGAACATCAGAAAATTAAG GCTGAAATTGAGATTGGTGATGGTCTTCCGGATATCAGGTTGACTGGACAGTGCCTGGAAGCTCTAAAAGAGGCTGGTTTTGAG ATAATTTGGGAGAAAGATCTTGCTGTTGGCTCTCCACTCCCTTGGTACTTGCCTTTGGATACAAGCCACTTCTCATTGAGTAGCTTCCGTCTAACATCTGTTGGACGCTTCATCACCAGAAATATG GTAAAGGCTCTAGAATTTGTGGGATTAGCTCCCAAGGGAAGTCAAAGAGTTCAAGATTTTCTAGAGAAAGCTGCAGAAGGGTTGGTTGAAGGTGGTAG GAAAGAGATATTTACGCCTATGTATTTCTTTTTGGCCCGAAAGCCACTTTCGGAGAGCCAGTGA
- the LOC107950686 gene encoding pentatricopeptide repeat-containing protein At3g53170 isoform X2: MLRSPLSAVNLSCPLSVSSPPTTCSTKIRPQQLVRSSNRSSVYCLTGSQKDSKDALSRIIRREAAIEGIGRKAKSKKQRKRLWPKAVLEALDEAIKDNAWYSALEIFALLRKQQWYEPRCQTYTKLIVMLGKCKQPEQASLLFETMLSEGLKPAIDVYTALVHAYGKSGLIDKAFSAVEDMKSVFDCKPDVYTYSILIDSCVKHRRFDLISRILAEMSYLGIGFSTVTYNTIIDGYGKAELFEDMENLLTDMIESGDSLPDIFTFNSIIGAYGNSGQIEKMEKWYEEFQLMGIRPDINTFNILIKSFGKTGMYEKMGSVMKFMSKRFFSPTIVTYNIVIEVLGKAGKIEKMEEYFKEMKHKGMKPNAITYCSLVSAYSKAGLIKKVGSILRQVENSDVILDTPFFNSIISAYGQVDDIKRMAELFMLMKEKKCMPDNITFATMIQAYNTQGMIEAAQDLQNKLINNTSKCLVMVKEMRRMRSCDL, encoded by the exons ATGCTGCGAAGTCCCCTTAGCGCCGTCAACTTAAGTTGCCCCCTGTCAGTCTCCTCACCGCCCACCACTTGTTCGACAAAAATCCGCCCTCAACAGCTCGTTCGCTCATCAAACCGAAGCTCCGTGTACTGCCTGACGGGGTCCCAGAAAGATTCCAAGGACGCATTGTCTCGGATTATAAGAAGGGAGGCTGCTATTGAAGGCATTGGGAGGAAAGCCAAGTCCAAGAAGCAGCGCAAGAGGCTTTGGCCTAAGGCTGTCTTGGAGGCTCTCGATGAAGCCATAAAGGACAACGCTTGGTACTCTGCTCTTGAG ATATTTGCACTTCTACGTAAGCAACAGTGGTACGAGCCTAGATGCCAAACATACACAAAATTGATAGTGATGTTGGGTAAATGCAAGCAACCCGAGCAAGCCAGTTTGCTATTCGAAACAATGCTTTCGGAAGGACTTAAACCCGCCATTGATGTCTATACTGCTCTTGTACATGCATATGGCAAAAGTGGCCTCATTGACAAGGCTTTTTCTGCTGTTGAAGATATGAAATCAGTCTTTGACTGCAAACCTGATGTATATACTTACTCCATTCTAATCGACTCTTGTGTGAAACATCGCCGCTTTGATCTCATCAGTAGAATTCTTGCAGAGATGTCTTATCTAGGAATTGGGTTTAGCACTGTTACATACAATACTATTATTGATGGATATGGTAAGGCTGAATTGTTTGAGGATATGGAGAACTTATTGACAGATATGATTGAAAGTGGTGATTCCCTGCCTGATATTTTCACCTTCAATTCTATTATTGGGGCTTATGGAAACAGTGGGCAGATTGAGAAGATGGAAAAGTGGTATGAAGAATTTCAGCTAATGGGGATAAGACCTGACATTAACACTTTCAACATCCTTATTAAATCTTTTGGGAAAACAGGCATGTATGAGAAGATGGGTTCGGTCATGAAGTTCATGAGTAAAAGATTTTTCTCCCCCACCATTGTTACTTATAATATTGTTATTGAAGTATTAGGAAAGGCCGGAAAGATTGAGAAGATGGAGGAATATTTCAAGGAAATGAAGCATAAAGGAATGAAGCCAAATGCTATTACGTATTGTTCTCTTGTTAGTGCTTACTCTAAGGCTGGGTTAATTAAGAAGGTTGGTTCAATTTTGAGGCAGGTGGAGAATTCTGATGTGATACTCGATACCCCTTTTTTTAACAGTATCATCAGTGCCTATGGTCAG GTTGATGACATTAAAAGGATGGCTGAATTGTTTATGTTGATGAAAGAGAAAAAATGCATGCCGGATAACATCACTTTTGCAACTATGATTCAAGCCTACAACACTCAAGGCATGATTGAAGCTGCTCAAGATTTACAAAACAAGTTGATCAACAACACAAGCaaatgtttag TTATGGTGAAGGAGATGAGAAGAATGAGGTCATGTGATCTGTGA
- the LOC107950686 gene encoding pentatricopeptide repeat-containing protein At3g53170 isoform X1, producing MLRSPLSAVNLSCPLSVSSPPTTCSTKIRPQQLVRSSNRSSVYCLTGSQKDSKDALSRIIRREAAIEGIGRKAKSKKQRKRLWPKAVLEALDEAIKDNAWYSALEIFALLRKQQWYEPRCQTYTKLIVMLGKCKQPEQASLLFETMLSEGLKPAIDVYTALVHAYGKSGLIDKAFSAVEDMKSVFDCKPDVYTYSILIDSCVKHRRFDLISRILAEMSYLGIGFSTVTYNTIIDGYGKAELFEDMENLLTDMIESGDSLPDIFTFNSIIGAYGNSGQIEKMEKWYEEFQLMGIRPDINTFNILIKSFGKTGMYEKMGSVMKFMSKRFFSPTIVTYNIVIEVLGKAGKIEKMEEYFKEMKHKGMKPNAITYCSLVSAYSKAGLIKKVGSILRQVENSDVILDTPFFNSIISAYGQVDDISIISAYGQVDDIKRMAELFMLMKEKKCMPDNITFATMIQAYNTQGMIEAAQDLQNKLINNTSKCLVMVKEMRRMRSCDL from the exons ATGCTGCGAAGTCCCCTTAGCGCCGTCAACTTAAGTTGCCCCCTGTCAGTCTCCTCACCGCCCACCACTTGTTCGACAAAAATCCGCCCTCAACAGCTCGTTCGCTCATCAAACCGAAGCTCCGTGTACTGCCTGACGGGGTCCCAGAAAGATTCCAAGGACGCATTGTCTCGGATTATAAGAAGGGAGGCTGCTATTGAAGGCATTGGGAGGAAAGCCAAGTCCAAGAAGCAGCGCAAGAGGCTTTGGCCTAAGGCTGTCTTGGAGGCTCTCGATGAAGCCATAAAGGACAACGCTTGGTACTCTGCTCTTGAG ATATTTGCACTTCTACGTAAGCAACAGTGGTACGAGCCTAGATGCCAAACATACACAAAATTGATAGTGATGTTGGGTAAATGCAAGCAACCCGAGCAAGCCAGTTTGCTATTCGAAACAATGCTTTCGGAAGGACTTAAACCCGCCATTGATGTCTATACTGCTCTTGTACATGCATATGGCAAAAGTGGCCTCATTGACAAGGCTTTTTCTGCTGTTGAAGATATGAAATCAGTCTTTGACTGCAAACCTGATGTATATACTTACTCCATTCTAATCGACTCTTGTGTGAAACATCGCCGCTTTGATCTCATCAGTAGAATTCTTGCAGAGATGTCTTATCTAGGAATTGGGTTTAGCACTGTTACATACAATACTATTATTGATGGATATGGTAAGGCTGAATTGTTTGAGGATATGGAGAACTTATTGACAGATATGATTGAAAGTGGTGATTCCCTGCCTGATATTTTCACCTTCAATTCTATTATTGGGGCTTATGGAAACAGTGGGCAGATTGAGAAGATGGAAAAGTGGTATGAAGAATTTCAGCTAATGGGGATAAGACCTGACATTAACACTTTCAACATCCTTATTAAATCTTTTGGGAAAACAGGCATGTATGAGAAGATGGGTTCGGTCATGAAGTTCATGAGTAAAAGATTTTTCTCCCCCACCATTGTTACTTATAATATTGTTATTGAAGTATTAGGAAAGGCCGGAAAGATTGAGAAGATGGAGGAATATTTCAAGGAAATGAAGCATAAAGGAATGAAGCCAAATGCTATTACGTATTGTTCTCTTGTTAGTGCTTACTCTAAGGCTGGGTTAATTAAGAAGGTTGGTTCAATTTTGAGGCAGGTGGAGAATTCTGATGTGATACTCGATACCCCTTTTTTTAACAGTATCATCAGTGCCTATGGTCAGGTTGATGACATTAGTATCATCAGTGCCTATGGTCAGGTTGATGACATTAAAAGGATGGCTGAATTGTTTATGTTGATGAAAGAGAAAAAATGCATGCCGGATAACATCACTTTTGCAACTATGATTCAAGCCTACAACACTCAAGGCATGATTGAAGCTGCTCAAGATTTACAAAACAAGTTGATCAACAACACAAGCaaatgtttag TTATGGTGAAGGAGATGAGAAGAATGAGGTCATGTGATCTGTGA
- the LOC107953709 gene encoding uncharacterized protein produces MGRWMKPEVYPLVGAMAFVTSMCIFQLTRNVFLNPAARINKSDRSQAVLENYKEGEKYAEHGLRKFLRTRPPEVMPAINHFFSEDK; encoded by the exons ATGGGGCGTTGGATGAAGCCAGAG gtGTACCCTCTAGTAGGAGCCATGGCCTTTGTAACTAGCATGTGTATCTTTCAGCTTACAAGGAACGTTTTCTTAAATCCTGCTGCCAG GATCAACAAATCTGATCGTAGCCAAGCAGTGCTAGAAAACTATAAGGAAGGAGAAAAATATGCAGAACATGGGCTTCGTAAATTCCTAAGAACACGTCCCCCTGAAGTCATGCCAGCCATTAACCATTTCTTCTCTGAAGATAAATGA